In Candidatus Hydrogenedentota bacterium, the sequence AATCGATAAGGTGCTTCCCATGCTGAAATGTTCCACATCGCTCTGGTCGGCCGACCTGACCAATCTGGAATCGGAGATTAAGCGCGTCGAGCCATACTCCGAGATGTTTCACATCGACGTAGCCGACGGCCACTATACGCCGACGCTGCTGTTCTTCCCCGATCTGCTCAAGGCGATCCGTAAACACACGAAACTCCCGCTTGAAGTGCACCTGATGTGCACGCATCCACTTCATTGGGTCGAGCCCTTCGTCGAGGCTGGCGCGGACGGGTTTATCGTCTATCCCGATTCGGAGGACGACACGCGCGACGTTATCGATGCCATCAAGGCAAACGGCAAGTTCGCGGGCATCTCGCTCACGCTGGATCAACCGATCGAACTGCTCGATCCGTTCTGGGACGATCTCGCGATCGTCTGCATTGTCGGTACGCGCGTGGGCATCAAGGGCGCGGACATGGACCCGAGCGTACCGGGCAAGATTCGCGCCGCGCGGTCCATTATCGCCGAGCGAGGACTTAAGGCCGAGATCGAATCCGACGGCGGTATCCGCCGGCATACCGTGCCGCTGCTTCATGCGGCCGGTTCGGATTACATCGTGCCCGGGTCGCTGATGTTCGGCGAAGACCCCGCACAGATGCGCGCGTGGCTCGCTTCGCTATAATCTTCATTCGAGGAATACGTCCCGCGCGAGGTGCCTGACATGTCCACGATGCCACCGCCACCGCTGCCGCCAACGTCGCGGCCCAAGCCGCCCGGCCTTGGCTCGGGACAGAAGACACTCATCGCGCTCGCCGTTGTCGTTACCGTCGCGCTCACCGCTCTGTCGCTGTTGTTCGTGCTGTGGACGCAGCGCGTGACCACGAGCGCCGAGCCGCAGTTTGGCGTGCTGCAAGAGGCCAAGCAGCGGCAAACCGACCGATTCGACGCGTACAAGGACGCCGTGGCGGGCCTTCCGGTGGGTACGCTTCCGATTGATTGGTCGTGCGAGCGGAACCTCAAAGCACTCGCGGAAGGTGAGTTTCCGTTCGTACTGTCTCTGGTAAATGCGTACTTCTCCGGCGGATACCAATTGCATCCGTTGGACCTTGTCGAGATCGCGCGCACGTTGAGCGCGAAGAGCGAACTATCGGAACTCGAGTCGTCCATCGATCCGCGAACGCATTCGCCGGTCGAAATCGAGAAGGGATTGCTTTCGTTTCTGCGCGCGTCGACCGAACTTGCGAACCTCGCCACGGCCGCGCGAAACGGAATCTATTACGTCGAAATCGATCCGACACGCTCGGAATGGGACTACGACTACGGCGACCACGGCACCCTGCCGCCCGATCGGCTGGCGCCCGCCAAACTGCTCAACTTTCGCGCGCTGCTCGAAGCGCGATGGGGCAACGTCGACGACGCCGTGCAAGCCTATCGAGATTCCGTGCTGTTCGCGGAACTTGTCGGCGGCGATCCGTATCTTTCCAACTATGCGACGCGGCACGGAATCGAGTGGCGCGCGGACACGGCGCTTTGGGAGCTGACCGCACGGCCAGATTTCACCGATTCGCACCTTGCCGCGATTCACGAGGCATTGGCCCCGCGCGAGAATACGTCCCGGCTCAAAGAATTGATTATCGAAGACGTCGACCTCGCGTTCCCGCGAACAACGAGCCAAGCGGACGTTAACAATCCGTTGGTCGAGCGCATGTTCTCCTTCACGGGTGTGTACAACAAGGAGAAGACGCACGAGACCGCGCTGCGGCTCGCTTCGCTTGTCGACAAGCCGTATTCGGAAATGAAAGAGGCCGTAGAACGTATGGATGAAGAGACCGGCAGCGAACACTGGTACTTGGGCAACGCGGCCTACTACGCGCGGTCCGCGCGCGCGTCGCAATTGATGTCAACGCAGACGCAGCATACGCTCCGCGTCGCGCTGGCGCTCAAGCGGTACAAGTCCGAACGCGGCGCGTATCCCGCGGCTTTGAACGAATTGCTGCCAGATAATCTCGACGCAATCCCGACCGACCCAATCACGGAACTGCCCATCGTTTACATGCCGTGGGAAGACGGCTACTTCCTGTTTCGGCCCACGGCCGAGATCGAGGAGGCGGAGTCCTACGCGTACGAGGAGTCACCGTACGACGAGGAAGAATACGAGGTCTACTCGATCGGCGAGGGATACCGCCGCCAAACGTTGTGGCACGCGAAGCAGTAAGCCGGCGCCACGCCGGAACCCGGCCCGGGAACGGATACCGATTACGATTACCAATCATCATGAAGTCTCGCTTTACCCAGACGAATGCAAATTCATGGACTGAATGGACAAGATGGACGGCTTTTGGGACGACCGTCGATAAACGATTACGAGCACGATTACGAGCACGAGCACGAGCACGAGAAGACAGGACAAGGACGCTTTTGAATCGGCCTCCGTGGTCGCGTCACAACTACAACTACTCTACTTCGCCGCGCGGTAATAGATGTTCCTGAATTGCACGAGGCTCGAGGCGCCGTTCCATTCCTTCTTGGCCTCGTCGTAGCCACCGTGCATTTGCAGCGCGATGGGGCCCTTCTCGGGCACGCCGGGCAACTGCGCCTTGTCGATGACGGTTTCGCCATTGAGCACAACGGTGAGGCGATCGCCTTTCATCGTAATGAGGAACGTGTTCCACTCGCCGACAGGCTTGTCCGCTTTTTTCTTCGGGGTAACGCCCGCGCGGACCTCCGGCGGCATCTTTTCGTCCATGCGGTAGCCGTAGACCTCGCCGGACCCAATTGGCCAGCACCAGATGTTTACCTGCGCCTTCGAGGCGCCGCGCAAATAGATGCCGGAATCGGCGCCGGGCATCGGCGTCACGATCTTCTTGCCGCTTGCGTCGGTCGCGTCCAGGCCGCTTGGCAGCACGGTCGGTACGTTATAGATTCCTTCCGTGCGTTTTATCTTCCATTCGCAGTACAGCTCGATGTCGCCGAGTTCCTGTTCGCTCCAGACCGCTGTATCGCCCTCTCGGCCCGTTTTCGGATCGCAGTCGATCGTGCCATCGACGATTGACCAGCAGTCTTTCGCGGCGTCCGGCACTTTCCACCCTGTGAAGTCCTTGCCATTAAACAGCGATACCCAACCCTCGCCGGGCGGCGCAGGCGCGGCCCAGGAGTACAGCGACAGCAGCGCGACGGCGACGGCGACT encodes:
- a CDS encoding ribulose-phosphate 3-epimerase; protein product: MLKCSTSLWSADLTNLESEIKRVEPYSEMFHIDVADGHYTPTLLFFPDLLKAIRKHTKLPLEVHLMCTHPLHWVEPFVEAGADGFIVYPDSEDDTRDVIDAIKANGKFAGISLTLDQPIELLDPFWDDLAIVCIVGTRVGIKGADMDPSVPGKIRAARSIIAERGLKAEIESDGGIRRHTVPLLHAAGSDYIVPGSLMFGEDPAQMRAWLASL
- a CDS encoding DUF1080 domain-containing protein, yielding MKKLTLVVVAVAVALLSLYSWAAPAPPGEGWVSLFNGKDFTGWKVPDAAKDCWSIVDGTIDCDPKTGREGDTAVWSEQELGDIELYCEWKIKRTEGIYNVPTVLPSGLDATDASGKKIVTPMPGADSGIYLRGASKAQVNIWCWPIGSGEVYGYRMDEKMPPEVRAGVTPKKKADKPVGEWNTFLITMKGDRLTVVLNGETVIDKAQLPGVPEKGPIALQMHGGYDEAKKEWNGASSLVQFRNIYYRAAK